ATGTCCGTGTCGACGAGGGTGGCCGACTCGAACTCCTTGTACTTCGGCCGGACCTCAGCGAAGTGGTCGCGGATGCGCAGCAGGCGTTCCATGTCCAGGCCGGTCTCGTATCCGGTGCCCTCGAGCATGGCGACGAGGGACTCGGTGGGATTGTGGCCGGGGCCGAGCGACATCGACGAGATGGCGGTGTCGACCACGTCGGCGCCGGCCTCGATGGCCTTCATCAGCGACACGAGTGTCACGCCGGTGGTGGAGTGGCAGTGGACGTTGATCTGGATGTCGCCGTAGGTGTCCTTGATGCCCTTGACGATGTCGTAGGCGGGCTGCGGCTGCAGCAGGGCCGCCATGTCCTTGAGCGCCAGCGACTCGGCGCCCATGTCGATGAGCTGGCCGGCGAGCTTGATGTAGCCGTCGACGGTGTGGACCGGGGAGACGGTGTAGCAGATGGTGCCCTGCGCATGCTTGCCCACGGCCTTGACCGCGGCCATGGCGCGGGCCATGTTGCGGGGATCGTTGAGGGCGTCGAAGACGCGGTAGACGTCCATGCCGTTCTCGGCTGACTTCTCCACGAACTTCTCGACGACCATGTCTTCGTAGTGGCGGTAACCCAGCAGGTTCTGGCCGCGCAGCAGCATCTGCAGGCGGGAGTTGGGGAGCAGCTCGCGGAACGTGCGCAGCCGCTTCCAGGGATCTTCGTTCAGGAACCGGATGCAGGCGTCAAACGTCGCCCCGCCCCAGCACTCCACCGACCAGTACCCTGCCTGGTCGATATCCTCGCACGCTCCGACCATGTCCTCCATGGCCATACGGGTCGCCATGAGGCTCTGATGCGCGTCCCGGAGCACGAGCTCGGTGACGCCAATCTTCCGTTTCGTCATGGACCAATCCAAGCATGCCGGGTCGCGCACCTGACGAGCACCCCCGATCAATTGGTCAGACCTGTCCCGGTAGCATGGGTCTCGATTCTCCCGCCGCCGCGCCGCGGGCGGGCACCCCCGAAAATGATCGGGGCGGGGCCTCCCTGTGGGAGACCCCGCCGGAGTCTGTGCTAGGTGACGGACATCGCTGTTCGTCTCGCCGGTTATCTTCGTCTGTTGACTCTCGATCTGGTCGGCTGCAGCCCTGCCGCGCCTTACGCGGTCACGCTCGCCGCTCTGTCGAACTGTCCGGTGACTACTGCCTCGTCAACGTCTTTCCTGGCCTGATCTGCGATTCTTCATCGTGGCCTAAGCCCATACTTTGCCTCCTAGGGGTCGGCTGCATGACACCTTCACCATACGCCGGGATTCGGAGATCCGGGAGGGTTTCGGGTGAAGTTCGTCCTACCGTGGGGACATGAACGACATCGCAGCACGTCACAGCGAACTCGCGGCCGACTTCGCGAGGGTCGCCGACGCCGTCACCGACTGGGATGCGCCGACGCCTGTGCCCGAGTGGCGCGCCCGCGACATCGTCGGGCACCTCACCGCCTGGCTGCCGGGCATGCTGTCGGGCATGGGCGTCGTGCTGGCCACCGTGGAGGTCGCCGACGATCCCGCCGCGGCCTGGCGGGAACACAGCGCCAACGTCGCGGGACTGCTGGACGGCGAGCAGCTGGCCAGGGTCGTGCAGACGTGGCAGGGCGACAGCACCCTGGGCGAGGTGCTGGCCACCTTCTACCTGCCGGACGTGTTCCTGCACCGTTGGGATCTGGCGAGGGCCTCCGGTCAGGACGCCGGCTGGCCCGACGCCGAGGCGGCCGCGATGGCGGCGGGCATGGCGTCGGCGGTCGAGATGCTGGCGGCTTCGGGCCAGTACGGACGGCCGGTCGTGCTGGACGACACCCACACCGGAGAGGAGCGGCTCGCGGCCGTCATCGGGCGCGATCCCCACTGGGCGCCGCCGACCGCCTGAACCAGACCCGCCGTCGGGATCAGGCCCAGGCGCCGCCCCGGGTCACGACCCTGGCGGGCACGACGATGCGCCGCGCCGGGGAGTCGTCGCCGTCGAGCCGGGCGAAGAGCCGCTCGGCCG
The DNA window shown above is from Tessaracoccus defluvii and carries:
- a CDS encoding methylmalonyl-CoA carboxytransferase subunit 5S translates to MTKRKIGVTELVLRDAHQSLMATRMAMEDMVGACEDIDQAGYWSVECWGGATFDACIRFLNEDPWKRLRTFRELLPNSRLQMLLRGQNLLGYRHYEDMVVEKFVEKSAENGMDVYRVFDALNDPRNMARAMAAVKAVGKHAQGTICYTVSPVHTVDGYIKLAGQLIDMGAESLALKDMAALLQPQPAYDIVKGIKDTYGDIQINVHCHSTTGVTLVSLMKAIEAGADVVDTAISSMSLGPGHNPTESLVAMLEGTGYETGLDMERLLRIRDHFAEVRPKYKEFESATLVDTDIFSSQIPGGMLSNMESQLKAQGAGDRIREVMAEVPKVKADAGHPPLVTPSSQIVGTQAVFNVLMGRYKVMTGEFADLMLGYYGECLGERNPEVVELAKAQAKKEPIEVRPADLLKPEWDGLVTTASTLDGYDGSEEDVLTNAMFPGVAPKFFAARAEGPKSVAKTPAQLAAEQAKAAGNQTGITGPVQYNVTIAGRSHSVAVEPA
- a CDS encoding maleylpyruvate isomerase N-terminal domain-containing protein — encoded protein: MNDIAARHSELAADFARVADAVTDWDAPTPVPEWRARDIVGHLTAWLPGMLSGMGVVLATVEVADDPAAAWREHSANVAGLLDGEQLARVVQTWQGDSTLGEVLATFYLPDVFLHRWDLARASGQDAGWPDAEAAAMAAGMASAVEMLAASGQYGRPVVLDDTHTGEERLAAVIGRDPHWAPPTA